In Capricornis sumatraensis isolate serow.1 chromosome 16, serow.2, whole genome shotgun sequence, a genomic segment contains:
- the MCAM gene encoding cell surface glycoprotein MUC18 isoform X1, producing the protein MGRSGLICAFLLAVCCCSRRAAGVPGEAEQPEPELVEVEVGHTALLKCGLSHAQGNLSHVDWFSVHKEKRMLIFRVRQGQGQSEPGEYHNRLSLQDKGTTLVLTGITPHDDRIFTCQGKRRAQEHRIRLRVYKAPEEPSIQVNTLGISVNSEEPVEVATCVGRNGYPVPQVTWYKNGQSLKEEKNRVHIQSSQTEESSGLFTLRSVLQAQVSKEDKDAQFYCELSYRLPSGNHMKESKEVTVPVFYPAERVWLEVEPEGMLKEGDRVEIRCLADGNPQPHFSIIKQNLNTREMEEERTDDNGVLVLDPAQKEHSGRYECQGLDLETTTSLQSDQQELVVNYVSDVRVSPAAPESQEGSSLTLNCEAESNQDLQFQWLREKTGKLLAKGQVLQLHNLKREEGGGYRCLASVPSVPGLNRSQLVNVAIFGPPWMASREKKMWVKENSVLNLSCEASGHPRPSIVWSVHGTASEQDQEPQNVLSVLNVLVTPELLETGAECVASNSLGRNTTIIFLELDSNRTTNLSTSTISPPARANGTSTEKKLTEPESKGVVIVAVTVCVLVLALLGAVLYFFYKKGKLPCGRSGKQEITLPPSRKSEFVVEVKSDKLPEEMGLLQGSSGDKRAPGDQGEKYIDLRH; encoded by the exons ATGGGACGATCCGGGCTCATCTGCGCTTTCCTGCTCGCCGTCTGCTGCTGCTCTCGCCGCGCCGCGG GTGTGCCCGGAGAGGCCGAGCAGCCGGAGCCCGAGCTGGTGGAGGTGGAAGTGGGCCACACGGCCCTTCTGAAGTGTGGCCTCTCCCACGCCCAGGGCAACCTCAGCCACGTGGACTGGTTTTCT GTCCACAAGGAGAAGCGGATGCTCATCTTCCGTGTGCGTCAGGGCCAGGGCCAGAGCGAGCCTGGGGAGTACCACAACCGGCTCAGCCTCCAGGACAAAGGGACTACTCTGGTCCTGACCGGCATCACCCCCCATGACGACCGCATCTTCACGTGCCAGGGCAAGCGCCGGGCTCAGGAGCACCGCATCCGGCTCCGTGTCTACA AAGCTCCGGAGGAGCCAAGCATCCAGGTCAATACCTTGGGCATTTCTGTCAACAGTGAGGAGCCTGTGGAG GTTGCCACCTGTGTCGGAAGGAATGGGTACCCTGTTCCTCAAGTCACCTGGtacaagaacggccagtccctgAAGGAGGAGAAGAACC gGGTCCACATCCAGTCATCCCAGACGGAGGAGTCGAGTGGTCTGTTTACCTTGCGCAGCGTTCTGCAGGCTCAGGTGTCCAAGGAGGACAAAGATGCCCAGTTTTACTGTGAGCTCAGCTACCGGCTGCCCAGTGGGAACCACATGAAAGAATCTAAGGAGGTCACCGTCCCTGTTTTCT ACCCGGCAGAGAGAGTGTGGTTGGAAGTGGAGCCTGAGGGGATGCTGAAGGAGGGGGACCGTGTGGAAATCAGGTGTTTGGCTGATGGCAACCCCCAGCCCCACTTCAGCATCATCAAGCAG AACCTTAACACCAGGGAGATGGAGGAAGAGAGGACGGATGACAACGGGGTCCTGGTCTTGGATCCTGCACAGAAGGAGCATAGTGGCCGCTATGAATGTCAGGGCCTGGACTTGGAGACCACGACATCGCTGCAGAGCGACCAACAGGAGCTGGTGGTGAACT ATGTGTCTGATGTCCGGGTGAGCCCCGCAGCCCCTGAGAGCCAGGAGGGCAGCAGCCTCACCCTGAACTGTGAGGCCGAGAGCAACCAGGACCTTCAGTTCCAGTGGCTGAGAGAAAAG ACAGGCAAGTTACTGGCAAAGGGGCAGGTGCTCCAGTTACACAACCTGAAACGGGAGGAAGGGGGAGGCTACCGCTGCCTGGCCTCTGTGCCCAGCGTTCCCGGCCTGAACCGCTCCCAGCTGGTCAACGTGGCCATCTTTG GGCCCCCGTGGATGGCATCAAGGGAGAAGAAGATGTGGGTGAAGGAGAACTCAGTGCTGAATCTGTCCTGTGAAGCCTCGGGGCACCCTCGGCCCAGCATCGTGTGGAGCGTCCACGGCACG GCAAGTGAGCAAGACCAGGAGCCACAGAATGTCCTGAGTGTCCTGAACGTCCTGGTGACCCCAGAGCTGTTGGAGACAGGTGCTGAGTGCGTGGCCTCCAACTCCCTGGGGAGAAACACCACCATCATTTTCCTGGAGCTGG ACTCCAACAGAACCACCAACCTCAGTACCTCCACCATCAGCCCCCCTGCCAGAGCCAACGGCACCTCAACAG AGAAGAAGCTGACAGAGCCGGAAAGCAAGGGTGTGGTCATCGTGGCTGTGACCGTGTGCGTCCTGGTCCTGGCCTTGCTGGGCGCTGTCCTCTATTTCTTCTACAAGAAGGGCAAGCTGCCATGTGGACGGTCAGGCAAACAAGAGAT cacGCTGCCCCCGTCTCGTAAGAGCGAATTTGTAGTTGAAGTTAAGTCAGATAAGCTCCCAGAAGAGATGGGACTCCTTCAGGGCAGCAGCGGTGACAAGAGGGCTCCAGGAGACCAG GGAGAGAAATACATCGATCTGAGGCACTAG
- the MCAM gene encoding cell surface glycoprotein MUC18 isoform X3 produces the protein MGRSGLICAFLLAVCCCSRRAAGVPGEAEQPEPELVEVEVGHTALLKCGLSHAQGNLSHVDWFSVHKEKRMLIFRVRQGQGQSEPGEYHNRLSLQDKGTTLVLTGITPHDDRIFTCQGKRRAQEHRIRLRVYKAPEEPSIQVNTLGISVNSEEPVEVATCVGRNGYPVPQVTWYKNGQSLKEEKNRVHIQSSQTEESSGLFTLRSVLQAQVSKEDKDAQFYCELSYRLPSGNHMKESKEVTVPVFYPAERVWLEVEPEGMLKEGDRVEIRCLADGNPQPHFSIIKQNLNTREMEEERTDDNGVLVLDPAQKEHSGRYECQGLDLETTTSLQSDQQELVVNYVSDVRVSPAAPESQEGSSLTLNCEAESNQDLQFQWLREKTGKLLAKGQVLQLHNLKREEGGGYRCLASVPSVPGLNRSQLVNVAIFGPPWMASREKKMWVKENSVLNLSCEASGHPRPSIVWSVHGTASEQDQEPQNVLSVLNVLVTPELLETGAECVASNSLGRNTTIIFLELVHFMSSTPDSNRTTNLSTSTISPPARANGTSTEKKLTEPESKGVVIVAVTVCVLVLALLGAVLYFFYKKGKLPCGRSGKQEITLPPSRKSEFVVEVKSDKLPEEMGLLQGSSGDKRAPGDQGEKYIDLRH, from the exons ATGGGACGATCCGGGCTCATCTGCGCTTTCCTGCTCGCCGTCTGCTGCTGCTCTCGCCGCGCCGCGG GTGTGCCCGGAGAGGCCGAGCAGCCGGAGCCCGAGCTGGTGGAGGTGGAAGTGGGCCACACGGCCCTTCTGAAGTGTGGCCTCTCCCACGCCCAGGGCAACCTCAGCCACGTGGACTGGTTTTCT GTCCACAAGGAGAAGCGGATGCTCATCTTCCGTGTGCGTCAGGGCCAGGGCCAGAGCGAGCCTGGGGAGTACCACAACCGGCTCAGCCTCCAGGACAAAGGGACTACTCTGGTCCTGACCGGCATCACCCCCCATGACGACCGCATCTTCACGTGCCAGGGCAAGCGCCGGGCTCAGGAGCACCGCATCCGGCTCCGTGTCTACA AAGCTCCGGAGGAGCCAAGCATCCAGGTCAATACCTTGGGCATTTCTGTCAACAGTGAGGAGCCTGTGGAG GTTGCCACCTGTGTCGGAAGGAATGGGTACCCTGTTCCTCAAGTCACCTGGtacaagaacggccagtccctgAAGGAGGAGAAGAACC gGGTCCACATCCAGTCATCCCAGACGGAGGAGTCGAGTGGTCTGTTTACCTTGCGCAGCGTTCTGCAGGCTCAGGTGTCCAAGGAGGACAAAGATGCCCAGTTTTACTGTGAGCTCAGCTACCGGCTGCCCAGTGGGAACCACATGAAAGAATCTAAGGAGGTCACCGTCCCTGTTTTCT ACCCGGCAGAGAGAGTGTGGTTGGAAGTGGAGCCTGAGGGGATGCTGAAGGAGGGGGACCGTGTGGAAATCAGGTGTTTGGCTGATGGCAACCCCCAGCCCCACTTCAGCATCATCAAGCAG AACCTTAACACCAGGGAGATGGAGGAAGAGAGGACGGATGACAACGGGGTCCTGGTCTTGGATCCTGCACAGAAGGAGCATAGTGGCCGCTATGAATGTCAGGGCCTGGACTTGGAGACCACGACATCGCTGCAGAGCGACCAACAGGAGCTGGTGGTGAACT ATGTGTCTGATGTCCGGGTGAGCCCCGCAGCCCCTGAGAGCCAGGAGGGCAGCAGCCTCACCCTGAACTGTGAGGCCGAGAGCAACCAGGACCTTCAGTTCCAGTGGCTGAGAGAAAAG ACAGGCAAGTTACTGGCAAAGGGGCAGGTGCTCCAGTTACACAACCTGAAACGGGAGGAAGGGGGAGGCTACCGCTGCCTGGCCTCTGTGCCCAGCGTTCCCGGCCTGAACCGCTCCCAGCTGGTCAACGTGGCCATCTTTG GGCCCCCGTGGATGGCATCAAGGGAGAAGAAGATGTGGGTGAAGGAGAACTCAGTGCTGAATCTGTCCTGTGAAGCCTCGGGGCACCCTCGGCCCAGCATCGTGTGGAGCGTCCACGGCACG GCAAGTGAGCAAGACCAGGAGCCACAGAATGTCCTGAGTGTCCTGAACGTCCTGGTGACCCCAGAGCTGTTGGAGACAGGTGCTGAGTGCGTGGCCTCCAACTCCCTGGGGAGAAACACCACCATCATTTTCCTGGAGCTGG TCCATTTCATGTCTTCCACCCCAGACTCCAACAGAACCACCAACCTCAGTACCTCCACCATCAGCCCCCCTGCCAGAGCCAACGGCACCTCAACAG AGAAGAAGCTGACAGAGCCGGAAAGCAAGGGTGTGGTCATCGTGGCTGTGACCGTGTGCGTCCTGGTCCTGGCCTTGCTGGGCGCTGTCCTCTATTTCTTCTACAAGAAGGGCAAGCTGCCATGTGGACGGTCAGGCAAACAAGAGAT cacGCTGCCCCCGTCTCGTAAGAGCGAATTTGTAGTTGAAGTTAAGTCAGATAAGCTCCCAGAAGAGATGGGACTCCTTCAGGGCAGCAGCGGTGACAAGAGGGCTCCAGGAGACCAG GGAGAGAAATACATCGATCTGAGGCACTAG
- the MCAM gene encoding cell surface glycoprotein MUC18 isoform X2 → MGRSGLICAFLLAVCCCSRRAAGVPGEAEQPEPELVEVEVGHTALLKCGLSHAQGNLSHVDWFSVHKEKRMLIFRVRQGQGQSEPGEYHNRLSLQDKGTTLVLTGITPHDDRIFTCQGKRRAQEHRIRLRVYKAPEEPSIQVNTLGISVNSEEPVEVATCVGRNGYPVPQVTWYKNGQSLKEEKNRVHIQSSQTEESSGLFTLRSVLQAQVSKEDKDAQFYCELSYRLPSGNHMKESKEVTVPVFYPAERVWLEVEPEGMLKEGDRVEIRCLADGNPQPHFSIIKQNLNTREMEEERTDDNGVLVLDPAQKEHSGRYECQGLDLETTTSLQSDQQELVVNYVSDVRVSPAAPESQEGSSLTLNCEAESNQDLQFQWLREKTGKLLAKGQVLQLHNLKREEGGGYRCLASVPSVPGLNRSQLVNVAIFGPPWMASREKKMWVKENSVLNLSCEASGHPRPSIVWSVHGTASEQDQEPQNVLSVLNVLVTPELLETGAECVASNSLGRNTTIIFLELDSNRTTNLSTSTISPPARANGTSTEKKLTEPESKGVVIVAVTVCVLVLALLGAVLYFFYKKGKLPCGRSGKQEMERNTSI, encoded by the exons ATGGGACGATCCGGGCTCATCTGCGCTTTCCTGCTCGCCGTCTGCTGCTGCTCTCGCCGCGCCGCGG GTGTGCCCGGAGAGGCCGAGCAGCCGGAGCCCGAGCTGGTGGAGGTGGAAGTGGGCCACACGGCCCTTCTGAAGTGTGGCCTCTCCCACGCCCAGGGCAACCTCAGCCACGTGGACTGGTTTTCT GTCCACAAGGAGAAGCGGATGCTCATCTTCCGTGTGCGTCAGGGCCAGGGCCAGAGCGAGCCTGGGGAGTACCACAACCGGCTCAGCCTCCAGGACAAAGGGACTACTCTGGTCCTGACCGGCATCACCCCCCATGACGACCGCATCTTCACGTGCCAGGGCAAGCGCCGGGCTCAGGAGCACCGCATCCGGCTCCGTGTCTACA AAGCTCCGGAGGAGCCAAGCATCCAGGTCAATACCTTGGGCATTTCTGTCAACAGTGAGGAGCCTGTGGAG GTTGCCACCTGTGTCGGAAGGAATGGGTACCCTGTTCCTCAAGTCACCTGGtacaagaacggccagtccctgAAGGAGGAGAAGAACC gGGTCCACATCCAGTCATCCCAGACGGAGGAGTCGAGTGGTCTGTTTACCTTGCGCAGCGTTCTGCAGGCTCAGGTGTCCAAGGAGGACAAAGATGCCCAGTTTTACTGTGAGCTCAGCTACCGGCTGCCCAGTGGGAACCACATGAAAGAATCTAAGGAGGTCACCGTCCCTGTTTTCT ACCCGGCAGAGAGAGTGTGGTTGGAAGTGGAGCCTGAGGGGATGCTGAAGGAGGGGGACCGTGTGGAAATCAGGTGTTTGGCTGATGGCAACCCCCAGCCCCACTTCAGCATCATCAAGCAG AACCTTAACACCAGGGAGATGGAGGAAGAGAGGACGGATGACAACGGGGTCCTGGTCTTGGATCCTGCACAGAAGGAGCATAGTGGCCGCTATGAATGTCAGGGCCTGGACTTGGAGACCACGACATCGCTGCAGAGCGACCAACAGGAGCTGGTGGTGAACT ATGTGTCTGATGTCCGGGTGAGCCCCGCAGCCCCTGAGAGCCAGGAGGGCAGCAGCCTCACCCTGAACTGTGAGGCCGAGAGCAACCAGGACCTTCAGTTCCAGTGGCTGAGAGAAAAG ACAGGCAAGTTACTGGCAAAGGGGCAGGTGCTCCAGTTACACAACCTGAAACGGGAGGAAGGGGGAGGCTACCGCTGCCTGGCCTCTGTGCCCAGCGTTCCCGGCCTGAACCGCTCCCAGCTGGTCAACGTGGCCATCTTTG GGCCCCCGTGGATGGCATCAAGGGAGAAGAAGATGTGGGTGAAGGAGAACTCAGTGCTGAATCTGTCCTGTGAAGCCTCGGGGCACCCTCGGCCCAGCATCGTGTGGAGCGTCCACGGCACG GCAAGTGAGCAAGACCAGGAGCCACAGAATGTCCTGAGTGTCCTGAACGTCCTGGTGACCCCAGAGCTGTTGGAGACAGGTGCTGAGTGCGTGGCCTCCAACTCCCTGGGGAGAAACACCACCATCATTTTCCTGGAGCTGG ACTCCAACAGAACCACCAACCTCAGTACCTCCACCATCAGCCCCCCTGCCAGAGCCAACGGCACCTCAACAG AGAAGAAGCTGACAGAGCCGGAAAGCAAGGGTGTGGTCATCGTGGCTGTGACCGTGTGCGTCCTGGTCCTGGCCTTGCTGGGCGCTGTCCTCTATTTCTTCTACAAGAAGGGCAAGCTGCCATGTGGACGGTCAGGCAAACAAGAGAT GGAGAGAAATACATCGATCTGA
- the RNF26 gene encoding E3 ubiquitin-protein ligase RNF26 — protein sequence MEAVYLVVNGVGLLLDVLTLVLDLNFLLVSSLLASLAWLLAFIYNLPHTVLTSLLHLGRGVLLSLLALIEAMVRFTCGGLQALSTVLYSCCSGLESLKLLGHLASHGALRSREILHRGVLNMVSNGHALLRQICDVCAITMSLVAYVINSLVNICLIGTQNFFSLVLALWDAVMGPLWRMTDVVAAFLAHISSSAVAMSILLWTPCQLVLELLASAARLLASFVLVNLTGLVLLACVLAVTVTLLHPDLTLRLATRALSQLHARPSYHRLREDVVRLSRLVLGLEAWRRVWSRSLQLASWPNRGGAPGAPQGGPRRLPSARTWRQDALPEAGPRSEAEEEEVRMARVTAARGRERLNEEESVAGQDPWELLKEQEERKKCVICQDQSKTVLLLPCRHLCLCQACTEILMRHPVYHRNCPLCRRGILQTLNVYL from the coding sequence ATGGAGGCTGTGTACTTGGTAGTGAATGGGGTGGGCCTGTTGCTGGATGTGCTGACCTTGGTGTTGGACCTCAACTTCCTGCTGGTGTCCTCCCTCCTGGCTTCCTTGGCCTGGCTCCTGGCCTTCATCTACAACCTGCCACACACGGTACTGACTAGTCTTCTGCACTTGGGCCGTGGAGTCTTACTTTCACTGCTGGCCTTGATTGAAGCTATGGTCCGCTTCACCTGTGGGGGCTTGCAGGCCTTGTCTACGGTACTGTACAGCtgctgttctggcctggagagcctAAAGCTCCTGGGGCACTTGGCCTCCCATGGGGCGCTTAGGAGCCGGGAGATCCTCCACCGGGGTGTCCTCAATATGGTCTCCAATGGCCATGCTTTGCTGCGTCAGATCTGTGATGTCTGTGCCATCACCATGAGCCTAGTGGCCTACGTGATCAATAGCCTGGTCAACATCTGCCTCATTGGCACTCAGAACTTCTTCTCCCTTGTGCTGGCCCTGTGGGATGCAGTGATGGGGCCGCTGTGGAGGATGACAGATGTAGTGGCTGCCTTCCTAGCCCACATTTCCAGCAGTGCCGTGGCCATGTCCATCCTTCTCTGGACCCCCTGCCAGCtagtgctggagctcttggcCTCAGCTGCCCGCCTCCTGGCCAGCTTTGTGCTTGTCAATCTCACTGGCCTGGTGCTGCTGGCTTGCGTGCTGGCAGTGACAGTGACTCTGTTACACCCAGACCTCACCCTGAGGCTGGCCACCCGGGCGCTCAGTCAGCTCCATGCCCGGCCATCCTACCACCGGCTCAGAGAGGATGTTGTGCGGCTCTCTCGGCTAGTTCTGGGCTTGGAGGCCTGGCGCCGAGTCTGGAGCCGTAGCCTGCAGCTGGCGAGCTGGCCAAACCGGGGAGGGGCCCCTGGAGCCCCCCAGGGTGGCCCTAGGAGGCTGCCCTCAGCCAGGACATGGCGACAGGATGCTCTTCCTGAAGCTGGGCCCCGATCGGAGGCAGAAGAAGAGGAGGTCAGGATGGCCAGAGTGACGGCTGCCCGGGGCCGGGAGAGGCTCAATGAGGAGGAGTCTGTAGCTGGGCAGGACCCGTGGGAATTGCTGAAGGAGCAGGAGGAGCGGAAGAAGTGTGTCATCTGCCAGGACCAGAGCAAGACGGTGCTGCTGCTGCCTTGCCGGCACCTGTGCCTGTGCCAGGCCTGCACTGAGATCCTGATGCGCCACCCCGTCTACCACCGCAACTGCCCACTGTGCCGTCGGGGCATCCTGCAGACCCTCAACGTCTACCTCTGA
- the C1QTNF5 gene encoding complement C1q tumor necrosis factor-related protein 5 — MRPLLALLLLGLATGSAPLDDNKIPSLCPGHPGLPGTPGHHGSQGLPGRDGRDGRDGAPGAPGEKGEGGRPGLPGPRGEPGPRGEAGPMGATGPAGECSVPPRSAFSAKRSESRVPPPSDAPLPFDRVLVNEQGHYDAVTGKFTCQVPGVYYFAVHATVYRASLQFDLVKNGESIASFFQFFGGWPKPASLSGGAMVRLEPEDQVWVQVGVGDYIGIYASIKTDSTFSGFLVYSDWHNSPVFA; from the exons ATGAGGCCGCTCCTCGCCCTGCTGCTCCTGGGCCTGGCGACCGGCTCGGCACCTCTGGACGACAACAAGATCCCCAGCCTGTGTCCGGGGCACCCGGGCCTTCCCGGCACGCCGGGCCACCATGGCAGCCAGGGCCTGCCGGGCCGCGACGGCCGCGACGGCCGCGATGGCGCGCCCGGGGCTCCGGGAGAGAAAGGCGAGGGCGGGAGGCCAG GCCTCCCGGGGCCGCGTGGGGAGCCCGGGCCGCGAGGAGAGGCGGGACCCATGGGGGCCACCGGGCCGGCGGGTGAGTGCTCGGTGCCTCCGCGCTCCGCCTTTAGCGCTAAGCGCTCTGAGAGCCGGGTGCCCCCGCCGTCGGACGCGCCCCTACCCTTCGACCGCGTGCTGGTGAACGAGCAGGGACATTACGACGCCGTCACCGGCAAGTTCACCTGCCAGGTGCCCGGGGTCTACTACTTCGCCGTCCACGCCACTGTCTACCGGGCTAGCCTGCAGTTTGATCTAGTCAAGAATGGCGAGTCTATCGCCTCTTTCTTCCAGTTCTTTGGGGGGTGGCCCAAGCCAGCCTCGCTCTCCGGGGGCGCCATGGTGAGGCTAGAGCCTGAAGACCAGGTGTGGGTACAGGTGGGCGTGGGGGATTATATTGGCATCTACGCCAGCATCAAGACAGACAGCACCTTCTCTGGATTTCTAGTGTATTCTGACTGGCACAACTCCCCTGTCTTCGCTTGA
- the MFRP gene encoding membrane frizzled-related protein produces the protein MKDCSDIVVCVETTELSKTEFCNPAFEPESGPSCPLPTLREDANCSARAPWQGRHPRRLQPDCHFSWLCVLLLAGLLLLLLGLLVAIILAQLQATAPPGATYRPLPSRGLATTGTTPATSTTTSQATGTSKRQPEAGVSLAPQSACGGLLPGPRGFFSSPNYPDPYPPNAHCVWHIQVATDHAIQLKIETLSMESVASCLFDRLEISPEPEGPLLRVCGRVPPPTFNTNASRLRLAFVSDSSVEGSGFHAWYQAVAPGHGSCAHEEFPCDQFVCLLRDSVCDGFANCADGSDETNCSAKFSGCGGNLTGLEGTFSAPSYLQQYPHQQLCTWHISVPAGHGVELLFHNFSLEAQDECKSDYVEVYEAHNSGALSLLDRFCGAEPPPRLISSHHQLAVLFRTDHGFSVGGFSATYRALNATESPCRPGEFSCQDGGCKSLQWMCSTWRDCANDNCSSPLFPPPELACEPVQVEMCVGLSYNTTAFPNIWVGMTTQEEVVEVLRGYKSLTSLPCYQNFRRLLCGLLVPHCTPLGSVLPPCRSVCQEAERQCQSGLVLLGTPWPFNCNRLPEAAGLEACTQP, from the exons ATGAAGGACTGCTCAGATATCGTCGTCTGTGTGGAAACAACAGAGCTGAGCAAG ACTGAGTTCTGCAATCCTGCTTTCGAGCCTGAATCAGGGCCAtcttgccccctccccaccctccggGAGGACGCCAACTGCAGCGCCCGAGCTCCCTGGCAAG GTCGGCATCCCCGACGGCTGCAGCCAGACTGCCACTTCTCCTGGCTGTGTGTCCTCCTGCTGGCCggcctgctgctcctgctgctcggGCTGCTGGTGGCCATCATCCTGGCCC AATTGCAGGCTACAGCCCCACCGGGGGCCACCTACCGTCCACTGCCTTCCCGAGGCCTCGCCACCACTGGCACTACCCctgccacctccaccaccacctcccaggCAACTGGAACCTCTAAAAGGCAACCGGAGGCAGGAGTGAGCCTAGCACCTCAGTCCG cctgtgggggcCTCCTTCCCGGCCCAAGGGGCTTCTTCAGCAGCCCCAACTACCCAGACCCTTACCCACCCAACGCCCACTGTGTGTGGCATATCCAGGTGGCCACAGACCACGCAATACAGCTCAAGATCGAAACTCTCAGCATGGAGAGCGTGGCCTCTTGTCTTTTCGATCGCTTGGAAATCTCTCCCGAGCCTGAAGGCCCCCTCCTCAg AGTATGTGGGAGGGTGCCTCCCCCCACATTCAATACCAACGCCAGCCGCCTCCGGCTGGCCTTCGTCTCTGACAGCAGTGTGGAAGGATCTGGCTTCCATGCCTGGTACCAGGCTGTGGCCCCTGGACACG GGAGCTGTGCCCACGAGGAGTTCCCCTGTGACCAGTTCGTCTGCTTGCTGCGTGACTCAGTGTGTGACGGTTTCGCCAACTGTGCTGATGGCAGTGACGAGACCAACTGCAGTGCCAAGTTTTCAG GGTGTGGGGGGAACCTGACTGGGCTTGAGGGCACTTTCTCTGCTCCCAGCTACCTGCAGCAGTACCCTCACCAACAG CTTTGTACCTGGCATATCTCGGTGCCTGCTGGACATGGCGTCGAACTGCTCTTTCACAACTTCAGCCTGGAAGCTCAGGATGAGTGCAAGTCTGACTATGTGGAGGTGTACGAGGCCCACAACTCTGGGGCCCTCAGCCTCCTGGACAG GTTCTGTGGAGCAGAGCCGCCCCCACGTCTCATCTCCTCGCACCACCAGCTGGCAGTGCTCTTTAGGACAGACCATGGTTTCAGCGTTGGGGGCTTCTCAGCCACCTACCGGGCCCTCAACGCCACAGAGA GCCCCTGTAGACCCGGAGAGTTCTCCTGCCAGGATGGAGGGTGTAAGAGTCTGCAGTGGATGTGCAGCACGTGGCGAGACTGCGCCAATGACAACTGCAGCAGCCCCTTGTTCCCACCCCCAG agCTGGCCTGTGAGCCTGTCCAGGTGGAGATGTGCGTCGGTCTGAGCTACAACACCACGGCCTTCCCTAACATCTGGGTGGGCATGACCACCCAGGAAGAGGTGGTGGAGGTCCTCAGAGGTTACAAG AGCCTGACAAGCCTGCCCTGCTACCAGAATTTCCGGAGGCTCCTTTGCGGGCTGTTGGTGCCCCACTGCACCCCACTAGGCAGCGTCCTTCCCCCTTGCCGCTCTGTCTGCCAGGAGGCAGAGCGCCAGTGCCAGTCTGGCCTGGTGCTACTGGGCACCCCCTGGCCCTTCAACTGCAACAGGCTGCCTGAGGCAGCTGGCCTGGAGGCTTGTACCCAGCCCTGA